A portion of the Kiritimatiellia bacterium genome contains these proteins:
- a CDS encoding extracellular solute-binding protein gives MTRGIAIVLALLVAGGVPRAPAEWSNGVWRAHALALHGEPKYPRDFRHFEYVRPDAPKGGTLRLAEEGGFDSLNPFIARGSAPLGMTLVFETLAVNSGDEPFTIYGLLADTIEMPSNRAWVAFHLRPEARWHDGVPVTAADVLYSFEVLREKGAPTYRLYYRNVERAEALDARTVRFYLATNHPNRELPLIVGHLPVLPAHWWTNRDFAAVTLEPPLGSGPYRVAALEANRFILFERVTNYWGASVPVVRGMYNFDRVRYEVYRDATVSLEAFKAGAYDWRVEMSAKDWAHGYRTPEREAGVLRCELFPSGRIASMQGFALNLRRPLFADRRTRRALQLAFDFEWANRALFHGQYRRCRSYFGESELEARGRPEGEELRLLQRLRERYPAAVPEEVFLEEYQPPRTEADGGEIAHRLSVRSNLLEARRELLAAGWRPRPDDGRLVHAQLRDAGGRPLEFSFEILLVQPAFERVVLPFTINLRRLGIEARVRTVDMSIYMNRILAFDFDVIVANWPMSESPGNEQRDYWHSLAANQPGSRNVLGLANPAVDELVEELIRAEDRPSLVARVRALDRLLQWGYYCIPNWYLPWHRIAFWDRFGYPPPHPAVGTHWIYWWFDAEKDASLAARREAARRSRRAR, from the coding sequence ATGACGCGCGGCATCGCGATTGTGCTTGCACTGCTGGTCGCGGGGGGAGTGCCGCGCGCCCCGGCGGAGTGGTCGAACGGCGTTTGGCGCGCGCACGCGCTGGCGCTGCACGGGGAGCCAAAGTACCCGCGGGACTTCCGCCACTTCGAGTACGTGCGGCCAGACGCGCCGAAGGGCGGCACGCTGCGGCTGGCGGAGGAGGGCGGGTTCGATTCGCTGAACCCCTTCATTGCGCGCGGCAGCGCGCCGCTCGGCATGACGCTGGTGTTTGAAACGCTCGCGGTGAACAGCGGCGACGAGCCGTTCACGATCTACGGTCTGCTTGCCGACACGATCGAGATGCCTTCGAACCGCGCGTGGGTCGCGTTTCATCTGCGGCCGGAAGCGCGCTGGCACGACGGTGTGCCGGTGACCGCCGCGGACGTGCTCTACTCGTTTGAGGTGCTTCGCGAGAAGGGCGCGCCGACCTACCGGCTGTACTACCGCAACGTCGAACGCGCGGAGGCGCTCGACGCGCGCACCGTCCGGTTTTATCTGGCCACGAACCATCCGAACCGCGAGCTGCCGCTGATTGTCGGCCATCTGCCCGTGTTGCCGGCGCACTGGTGGACGAACCGCGACTTTGCGGCGGTGACGCTGGAGCCGCCGCTCGGCAGCGGGCCGTATCGCGTGGCCGCGCTGGAGGCGAATCGGTTCATTCTGTTCGAGCGCGTGACGAACTACTGGGGCGCGTCCGTGCCGGTGGTGCGGGGCATGTACAACTTCGACCGCGTGCGCTACGAGGTCTACCGCGATGCGACGGTGAGTCTGGAGGCGTTCAAGGCGGGTGCCTACGACTGGCGCGTGGAAATGAGCGCGAAGGATTGGGCGCACGGTTACCGCACGCCGGAGCGGGAGGCGGGCGTGCTGCGGTGCGAGCTGTTCCCCAGCGGTCGCATCGCCTCGATGCAGGGATTTGCGCTGAACCTGCGTCGTCCGCTGTTCGCGGACCGTCGCACCCGCCGCGCGTTGCAGCTGGCGTTCGACTTCGAATGGGCGAACCGCGCGCTGTTCCATGGGCAATACCGGCGATGCCGGAGCTATTTCGGCGAGTCGGAACTGGAGGCGCGCGGCCGGCCGGAGGGGGAGGAGCTGCGCCTGTTGCAGCGGCTCCGCGAGCGCTACCCCGCCGCGGTGCCGGAGGAGGTGTTCCTCGAGGAATATCAGCCCCCTCGCACCGAGGCGGATGGGGGCGAGATTGCGCACCGTCTGTCGGTGCGCTCGAACTTGCTCGAGGCCCGTCGTGAGCTGCTTGCGGCGGGGTGGCGACCGCGCCCGGACGACGGCCGGCTCGTGCATGCGCAGCTGCGCGACGCGGGGGGGCGGCCGCTCGAGTTCTCGTTCGAAATCCTGCTGGTGCAGCCCGCGTTTGAGCGCGTCGTGCTGCCGTTCACGATCAATCTCCGCCGACTGGGCATCGAGGCGCGCGTGCGAACGGTGGACATGTCGATCTACATGAACCGGATCCTCGCGTTTGACTTCGATGTGATCGTGGCGAACTGGCCGATGAGCGAGAGCCCCGGCAACGAACAGCGGGACTACTGGCATTCGCTGGCGGCGAACCAACCGGGGAGCCGTAACGTGTTGGGACTGGCCAATCCAGCGGTGGACGAGCTGGTCGAGGAGCTCATCCGCGCCGAGGACCGGCCGTCGCTGGTCGCGCGGGTGCGTGCGCTGGATCGTTTGCTGCAGTGGGGCTACTACTGCATCCCCAATTGGTATCTGCCCTGGCACCGGATCGCCTTCTGGGACCGGTTCGGGTACCCGCCCCCGCACCCGGCGGTGGGAACCCACTGGATCTATTGGTGGTTCGACGCGGAAAAGGACGCTTCGCTGGCGGCCCGGCGTGAGGCGGCGCGGCGCTCTCGTCGAGCCAGATAA